The following are from one region of the Prevotella communis genome:
- a CDS encoding SusC/RagA family TonB-linked outer membrane protein, with protein sequence MRLYLLFISFVILFAGEVKAQRMVTGTVSDTKGEPLYGVTIAVKNGKHTAVTGLDGKYRIPVDNENAVLLFRYVGMEPYQTTVKGQVTVDVKMKDQTTQLAEAVVVSTGYQRLSRERSTAAFGFVDSTKLNRVMHKDILSALEGQVAGLRMDINPNTGEGSPVLRGVGTLSTSIGTKPLIVVDDMATDMELSEINLYDVESVTVLKDAAAASIYGALAANGVIVVTTKQGKSEKTTVSVNADWYISTKPTFDAMHYASTSDIIDYETNVYNARVNSSGSVATLFNSFSKNYYSPLYQLYRDQAEGRITQDDVDRTLGQWRQNDYYNQYRDLVWRSAVTQRYNVSLSQKSQRSNHFASFNYEHDKNRVKNDNSDVFSIYLKSNFKLNKWLSIKLGIDTRFSNSQVPDYAYTNYNIQERYASIVDAQGNLVMTPYVNISGFAGGSLNGSAIADSQQQLASSDVLMPFSFNVLQSLDESLTQNRNLRMRPFVNVEAKFLKWFKYNLMFQYEWTQSRTEKYDEPNSYLMRMTHNALIDLDGVSQLPSGGRYRQTTNNTRRYTFRNQLNFEKSFLESKHHVNAIMGFELRENRAARPIEQQMYGYNDVALTSVRMDWASLNNVGVESLVYGNTVKLGGPATSQTEIFHRYASFYANVGYDYLYRYNITGSIRWDEADLFGLDTKNQHHPLWSVGAGWNISEEAFMKDFSWLDFLKLRLTYGVNGNVDQSSTTYFVARYRTENNDPTNTQYLRYTDDNLPNPRLRWEKTSTFNAGVDFRVLNNVLSGSLEFYNRVGDDLLVRKYLDSTLGATQRVINNGKMRNQGVELQLNANLLRTKDWTLSAGFNIAWNHNKMLRVEHSSTDIASNFITAPANYFVEGTSYNTLWAYRLSRVVNGYPVILDADGNEMATFDADGNPTEVQVSSTLKGTDALVNMGSLVPVYNGSLTLSLRWRELELNTLLVYAGGNKLRLDATDMNSYQMVTDHVNDHTVKHYYEMPTGSVAQQYASTFSEWWRYCDAQVKPADYIKMRSISMAYHLPEAVTKKLHIGQTRLTLQVNNLFYWSRVGHDIDPESYSLNSASRTLLQPKTFSIGFSTSF encoded by the coding sequence ATGAGATTGTATCTTCTATTTATCTCCTTTGTTATCCTATTTGCCGGTGAAGTGAAAGCGCAACGCATGGTGACGGGTACTGTGTCAGACACAAAAGGTGAACCTCTTTATGGCGTGACGATAGCAGTCAAGAATGGAAAGCATACGGCTGTTACAGGACTTGATGGAAAGTACCGTATTCCTGTGGACAACGAGAATGCTGTCTTGCTGTTCCGTTATGTGGGTATGGAACCTTACCAGACGACCGTGAAAGGTCAGGTGACGGTGGATGTGAAGATGAAGGACCAGACAACCCAACTGGCTGAGGCTGTGGTGGTGTCAACGGGTTATCAGCGACTGAGTCGGGAGCGATCAACTGCCGCCTTCGGTTTTGTGGACTCTACCAAACTGAATCGCGTGATGCATAAGGATATCCTGTCGGCCCTGGAAGGACAGGTGGCCGGCCTGCGCATGGATATCAATCCGAATACGGGCGAGGGTAGTCCTGTATTGCGTGGCGTGGGCACATTATCTACCAGTATAGGTACGAAACCACTGATTGTGGTAGATGATATGGCCACCGACATGGAACTGAGTGAGATTAATCTCTATGATGTGGAGTCGGTAACGGTACTGAAGGATGCCGCTGCTGCCAGTATCTATGGTGCCTTGGCGGCCAATGGCGTTATCGTCGTCACAACCAAGCAGGGAAAGAGTGAGAAGACAACGGTCAGCGTGAATGCCGACTGGTATATCTCTACCAAGCCAACGTTTGATGCGATGCACTACGCCTCGACATCGGATATTATTGACTACGAGACCAATGTCTATAATGCACGTGTGAACAGCAGTGGTAGTGTGGCAACGCTCTTTAACAGTTTCTCCAAGAATTATTATTCACCGCTCTATCAGCTATACCGCGATCAGGCGGAGGGGCGCATCACGCAGGATGACGTGGACCGCACACTCGGACAATGGCGACAGAATGATTACTATAATCAGTATCGTGACCTGGTATGGCGCTCGGCAGTTACCCAGCGGTATAATGTGTCTTTGTCGCAGAAATCACAACGGTCCAACCATTTTGCCTCGTTTAACTATGAGCACGACAAGAACCGTGTGAAGAATGATAACAGCGATGTCTTCAGTATTTACTTGAAATCGAATTTCAAGCTGAATAAGTGGCTGAGCATCAAGTTGGGTATTGATACACGATTCTCCAATAGTCAGGTGCCTGATTACGCATACACCAATTATAATATCCAGGAGCGCTATGCCTCTATAGTAGATGCGCAAGGCAACCTGGTGATGACGCCGTATGTGAATATCAGCGGATTTGCAGGTGGTTCGCTCAACGGTTCGGCCATAGCTGACAGTCAGCAGCAGCTGGCCAGTTCGGATGTGCTGATGCCTTTCTCATTTAATGTGCTGCAGTCGCTTGATGAGAGTCTGACGCAGAACCGCAACCTACGTATGCGTCCGTTTGTCAATGTGGAGGCGAAATTCCTTAAGTGGTTTAAGTATAACCTGATGTTCCAGTATGAATGGACACAGTCACGTACGGAGAAGTATGACGAGCCCAACTCCTACCTGATGCGTATGACGCATAATGCGCTGATAGACCTGGATGGTGTGAGTCAGTTGCCATCGGGTGGACGTTATCGTCAGACAACCAATAACACGCGTCGTTATACCTTCCGTAACCAGTTGAACTTTGAGAAGAGTTTCCTGGAGTCAAAGCATCATGTGAATGCCATCATGGGTTTTGAGTTGAGGGAGAACCGTGCTGCACGTCCGATAGAGCAGCAGATGTATGGCTATAATGACGTGGCGCTCACTTCTGTACGCATGGACTGGGCGTCGCTGAATAATGTGGGCGTGGAGAGCCTGGTCTATGGTAACACCGTGAAACTTGGCGGTCCTGCCACCAGTCAGACGGAGATATTCCATCGCTATGCCTCATTCTATGCCAATGTAGGCTACGATTACCTGTATCGTTATAACATCACGGGTAGCATACGCTGGGATGAGGCCGACCTCTTTGGACTGGATACGAAGAATCAGCATCACCCGTTGTGGTCGGTGGGTGCCGGATGGAATATCTCTGAGGAGGCATTCATGAAGGATTTCTCATGGCTCGACTTCCTGAAGCTGCGTCTTACCTATGGTGTGAATGGTAATGTGGACCAGAGCAGCACCACATATTTCGTGGCTCGCTACCGTACGGAGAATAATGATCCTACGAATACGCAGTACTTGAGATATACGGATGACAACCTGCCGAATCCCAGACTGAGATGGGAGAAGACGTCGACATTCAATGCTGGTGTGGATTTCCGCGTGCTCAATAATGTGCTGAGCGGTTCGCTGGAGTTCTATAACCGTGTAGGTGATGACCTGCTGGTACGTAAGTACCTGGACTCTACGCTTGGTGCTACACAGCGTGTTATCAATAACGGAAAGATGCGCAACCAGGGTGTGGAACTGCAGCTTAATGCCAATCTGCTGCGCACAAAGGACTGGACATTGTCTGCTGGTTTCAACATCGCATGGAACCATAATAAGATGTTGCGTGTAGAACATTCTTCTACTGATATCGCCTCTAACTTCATTACTGCTCCTGCCAACTACTTCGTGGAGGGTACGAGCTATAATACCCTATGGGCTTATAGGTTGAGCCGTGTGGTGAATGGCTATCCTGTCATCCTTGATGCGGATGGCAACGAGATGGCTACATTTGATGCTGATGGTAATCCTACAGAGGTTCAGGTGTCATCAACGCTGAAAGGAACTGACGCGCTGGTGAATATGGGCAGTCTCGTTCCTGTCTATAATGGTTCGCTGACTCTCAGTCTGCGTTGGCGTGAACTGGAGCTGAACACGTTGCTGGTATATGCCGGTGGTAACAAACTGCGTCTGGATGCGACGGACATGAACTCATACCAGATGGTTACGGACCACGTGAACGACCATACCGTGAAGCACTATTACGAGATGCCAACAGGTAGCGTGGCTCAGCAGTATGCCTCTACTTTCTCTGAGTGGTGGCGTTATTGCGACGCACAGGTGAAGCCTGCTGACTATATCAAGATGCGTAGTATCAGTATGGCATACCATCTGCCGGAGGCTGTCACGAAGAAACTGCATATCGGACAGACACGTCTGACACTGCAGGTCAACAACTTGTTCTATTGGTCAAGGGTGGGACATGATATCGATCCGGAGTCTTATTCCCTGAACTCTGCCTCACGCACGCTCCTGCAACCCAAGACATTCAGTATCGGTTTCTCTACATCATTCTAA
- a CDS encoding aminotransferase class V-fold PLP-dependent enzyme: protein MYDVKKIREDFPILQREVYKKPLVYLDNAATTQKPLCVLDAMREEYLNVNANVHRGVHYLSQQATDLHEAARETVRAFINARKIEEVVFTRGTTEAINLVAQTFCESQMKAGDEVLVTDMEHHSNIVPWQLQAKKMGIVVKHLPIDDKGCLVSCHDVATYITERTKLISIAHVSNVLGTINPVKDIIKLAHERGIPVLVDGAQSAPHMKIDVQDLDCDFLAFSGHKMYGPTGIGVLYGKEEWLEKLPPYQGGGEMIDKVSWEKTTFERLPFKFEAGTPDYVATHGLATAIKYMESLGMENIEAHEQELTRYCMEQMRTIPNMRLFGEAPLKDAVVSFLVGDIHHLDMGTLLDRLGIAVRTGHHCAHPLMDRLGVTGTVRASFALYNTKEEIDALVAGIRRVSAMF from the coding sequence ATGTACGACGTTAAGAAAATACGTGAGGACTTCCCCATTCTTCAGCGGGAGGTATACAAGAAACCGCTGGTTTATCTTGATAATGCGGCTACTACACAAAAGCCCTTGTGCGTGCTGGATGCGATGCGCGAGGAATACCTGAATGTGAATGCTAACGTGCATCGTGGTGTGCATTATCTGTCGCAACAGGCTACGGACTTGCATGAGGCGGCGCGTGAGACAGTACGTGCCTTCATCAATGCTCGAAAGATTGAGGAGGTGGTATTTACCCGTGGTACCACGGAGGCTATCAATCTGGTGGCACAGACATTCTGTGAGTCACAGATGAAGGCTGGCGACGAGGTGCTGGTCACGGATATGGAGCATCACTCAAATATTGTGCCCTGGCAGTTGCAGGCCAAGAAGATGGGTATCGTAGTGAAGCATTTGCCAATTGATGATAAAGGGTGCCTGGTAAGTTGCCATGACGTGGCAACATACATAACTGAACGTACCAAACTCATCAGTATCGCCCATGTGAGCAATGTGCTGGGTACTATCAACCCTGTAAAGGATATTATCAAACTGGCTCATGAGCGCGGTATCCCCGTGTTGGTGGATGGTGCTCAGAGTGCACCTCATATGAAGATTGATGTGCAGGACCTGGATTGCGACTTCCTGGCGTTCAGTGGTCATAAGATGTATGGTCCCACAGGTATCGGCGTGCTCTATGGCAAGGAGGAATGGCTGGAGAAACTGCCTCCGTATCAGGGTGGAGGTGAGATGATTGACAAGGTGTCGTGGGAAAAAACGACTTTCGAGCGTCTGCCTTTCAAGTTTGAAGCCGGTACGCCTGACTATGTAGCCACACACGGTTTGGCTACGGCTATCAAGTATATGGAGTCGCTGGGTATGGAGAATATCGAGGCACATGAGCAGGAACTGACCCGCTACTGTATGGAACAGATGCGCACGATACCCAATATGCGCTTGTTTGGCGAGGCTCCTCTCAAGGATGCCGTAGTGTCATTCCTTGTAGGCGATATTCATCATCTGGATATGGGTACGTTGCTCGATCGTCTTGGAATCGCTGTGCGTACTGGTCACCATTGCGCTCATCCGTTGATGGATCGTCTGGGGGTAACAGGTACTGTGCGTGCCTCTTTCGCTCTCTATAACACAAAAGAGGAGATTGACGCTCTTGTAGCGGGAATCCGCAGAGTCAGTGCCATGTTCTAA
- a CDS encoding RagB/SusD family nutrient uptake outer membrane protein encodes MKKIIYSLFVLLTMTTVGCDNYIDITPKGAVTVDSAQQYYELIATPMRAYYPSSFILLSDDQWVKESEILGYESISADGINFTFNEKADRTILPDNNLYENIYSFILRSNLVIDNVDKGQGSQELKTLAKAEARTFRAFDHFLAVNTFAKAYNPETAASDGGVCIMDHYDLEATPVKSTVAEVYNFIINELEQAVPLLEEKPVNIYHPNRAFGYALLAKVYLFHRDWAKAQEAAEQSLKLNSQLADYNLINDAGGTARYKNFAKDGNPEVLSYHWMAGWGSGEQVCLYHYGMISPELKSLFEANDLRYSLFLRDTGTSITSWFDSGSGAAIWTPAITNLDRFTYMSVGLRTAEVYLIMAEALARQNNLTEAANYVSQLRDKRIKGGNGHVDAPATQVEMVKIIIDERRKELLFGFNRFFDLKRLNIEPEYQKTITRVFPVQNISEAHPQQTYTLKPDSRLYIIPFPHSARDKNPNLTLNTDE; translated from the coding sequence ATGAAGAAAATCATATATTCCCTGTTTGTCCTTCTGACAATGACAACGGTTGGTTGTGACAACTATATCGACATCACACCTAAAGGGGCGGTCACGGTTGACTCTGCCCAACAGTATTACGAGCTGATAGCTACGCCCATGCGCGCCTATTACCCTTCATCATTCATTCTTCTGAGTGATGACCAGTGGGTGAAAGAATCGGAAATCCTGGGTTATGAAAGTATATCGGCAGATGGCATCAACTTCACCTTCAATGAGAAGGCCGACCGCACTATCCTGCCTGATAATAACCTGTACGAGAATATCTATAGTTTCATTCTGCGTTCGAACCTTGTCATAGACAATGTTGACAAAGGACAGGGCTCGCAGGAACTGAAGACATTGGCAAAGGCGGAGGCACGTACTTTCCGTGCCTTTGACCATTTCCTGGCTGTGAACACGTTTGCCAAGGCCTATAACCCTGAAACGGCAGCCAGTGATGGTGGTGTGTGCATCATGGACCATTATGACCTGGAGGCAACGCCTGTGAAGTCGACGGTGGCTGAGGTATACAACTTTATCATCAATGAACTGGAACAGGCTGTGCCTCTGTTGGAAGAGAAACCAGTGAATATCTATCATCCTAACCGTGCTTTCGGTTATGCCTTGTTGGCCAAGGTCTATCTGTTCCATCGTGACTGGGCTAAGGCACAGGAGGCTGCAGAACAGTCGCTGAAACTGAATTCTCAGTTGGCCGACTATAACCTCATTAACGATGCTGGTGGTACGGCACGCTATAAGAACTTTGCCAAGGATGGCAACCCTGAGGTGCTCTCCTATCACTGGATGGCAGGCTGGGGCAGTGGTGAACAGGTATGCTTGTATCACTACGGTATGATCAGTCCTGAACTGAAGAGCCTGTTTGAGGCTAATGACCTGCGTTATAGCCTTTTCCTGCGTGATACGGGTACGAGTATCACCAGTTGGTTTGATAGTGGCTCGGGTGCCGCAATCTGGACACCTGCCATTACGAATCTGGACAGGTTTACCTATATGTCCGTGGGACTGCGCACGGCGGAGGTTTATCTGATAATGGCAGAGGCCTTGGCACGACAGAACAATCTGACGGAGGCTGCCAACTACGTCAGTCAGTTGCGCGACAAGCGTATCAAGGGTGGCAACGGACATGTGGATGCTCCTGCCACACAGGTGGAAATGGTGAAGATTATTATTGATGAGCGTCGCAAGGAACTGCTCTTTGGCTTTAACCGTTTCTTTGACCTGAAGCGACTGAATATTGAGCCGGAGTATCAGAAGACCATCACGCGTGTCTTCCCTGTGCAGAATATCAGTGAGGCACACCCGCAGCAGACCTATACGCTGAAGCCTGACTCCAGGTTGTATATCATCCCCTTCCCACACTCTGCAAGGGATAAGAATCCGAATCTGACACTTAATACTGATGAATGA
- the sufC gene encoding Fe-S cluster assembly ATPase SufC: MLEVRNLHAKIGDKEILKGIDLVINDGETHAIMGPNGSGKSTLSAVLVGNPLYEVTEGEAFFNGKNLLEMKPEDRAHEGLFLSFQYPVEIPGVSMNNFMKAAINEKRKYQGLEPLNAAEFLKLMREKRKVVELDSKLANRSVNEGFSGGEKKRNEIFQMAMLEPKLSILDETDSGLDVDAMRIVAEGVNKLQTPETSCIVITHYDRLLEMIKPQFVHVLYKGKIVKTGGPELAVQIQEHGYDWIKEEVGEE; the protein is encoded by the coding sequence ATGTTAGAAGTAAGAAACCTGCATGCCAAGATTGGCGATAAAGAAATATTGAAGGGTATTGACCTGGTGATTAATGATGGCGAGACACATGCTATCATGGGTCCTAACGGTTCTGGTAAGTCTACGCTCAGCGCTGTGCTCGTGGGTAATCCACTCTACGAGGTGACTGAGGGTGAGGCTTTCTTCAACGGCAAGAACCTGTTGGAGATGAAACCTGAGGACAGGGCTCACGAGGGTCTTTTCCTGAGTTTCCAGTATCCTGTGGAGATTCCTGGCGTCAGCATGAACAACTTCATGAAGGCTGCCATCAACGAGAAGCGTAAGTATCAGGGACTGGAACCTCTGAACGCTGCTGAGTTCCTGAAGCTGATGCGCGAGAAGCGTAAGGTGGTAGAGCTCGACTCAAAACTGGCTAACCGTTCGGTAAACGAGGGCTTTAGCGGTGGTGAGAAGAAGCGCAATGAGATTTTCCAGATGGCTATGCTGGAACCGAAGTTGAGCATCCTTGACGAGACAGACTCAGGTCTGGATGTGGATGCAATGCGTATTGTGGCCGAGGGTGTGAACAAACTGCAGACACCTGAGACCAGTTGCATCGTGATTACCCACTACGACCGACTGCTGGAGATGATCAAGCCTCAGTTCGTGCATGTGCTCTACAAGGGAAAGATTGTGAAGACGGGTGGCCCTGAGCTGGCTGTCCAGATTCAGGAGCACGGCTACGACTGGATTAAGGAAGAAGTGGGAGAGGAGTAG
- the sufD gene encoding Fe-S cluster assembly protein SufD translates to MQSEQQYIELYNEAREMIFSHAPEAMNAVRDEAFEDFKAQGFPSKKVERYKYTDIQKLFEPNFGVNVNRLQIPVDPYETFRCDVPNLSTSLYFVVNDMFFHDEKPKGHLPEGVVIGSMRDYPELVSKHYTKLAKTSEDAVTALNTMLAQDGLLVYVPKNVKVDRAIQVINILKATPQNAQRVVPDLMVNRRVLIVVEEGAEIKMLFCDHAADDRNFLTTQVIEAFVGENASLDLYCLEETHYKNVRVSNVYIDQQRDSRVTHNVITLHNGVTRNKLDLTFSGEGAECQCYGCVIADKKQHVDNNTLIAHKVPHCTSNELYKYVLDNQAVGAFAGRVLVEHGAQQTASQMTNQNLTATKEARMYTQPMLEIYADDVKCAHGSTVGQLNDAALFYMRQRGISLEEARLLLQNAFVNEVIDHMQLEPLRDRLHYLVEKRFRGELNKCTGCKLCK, encoded by the coding sequence ATGCAGTCTGAACAACAATACATAGAACTATACAATGAGGCACGTGAGATGATTTTCTCGCATGCCCCAGAGGCGATGAACGCTGTGCGTGATGAGGCCTTTGAGGACTTTAAGGCCCAGGGCTTCCCGTCTAAGAAGGTGGAACGCTATAAATATACGGATATCCAGAAGCTCTTTGAGCCTAACTTTGGTGTGAACGTCAATCGTTTGCAGATTCCTGTGGATCCCTACGAGACCTTCCGTTGCGACGTGCCCAACCTGAGTACCAGTCTCTATTTTGTGGTGAACGATATGTTTTTCCACGACGAGAAACCAAAGGGACATCTGCCTGAGGGTGTGGTTATCGGCTCTATGCGTGACTATCCTGAGCTGGTGAGCAAGCACTACACGAAGTTGGCTAAGACCAGTGAGGATGCCGTTACCGCACTTAACACGATGCTGGCGCAGGATGGCCTGCTGGTGTATGTGCCTAAGAATGTGAAGGTTGACCGTGCCATTCAGGTGATTAATATCCTGAAGGCAACGCCTCAGAATGCGCAGCGCGTGGTGCCCGACCTGATGGTGAACCGTCGTGTGCTCATCGTGGTGGAAGAGGGGGCAGAAATCAAGATGCTGTTCTGCGACCATGCCGCTGATGACCGCAACTTCCTGACCACGCAGGTTATAGAGGCCTTCGTAGGCGAGAACGCTTCGCTGGACCTCTACTGTCTGGAGGAGACGCATTATAAGAATGTACGTGTAAGCAATGTGTATATTGACCAGCAGCGCGACAGTCGTGTGACGCATAATGTCATTACGCTGCATAATGGTGTGACACGCAATAAGCTCGACCTGACATTCTCGGGCGAGGGTGCTGAGTGCCAGTGCTATGGTTGTGTGATAGCTGACAAGAAACAGCATGTGGACAATAACACGCTGATAGCACATAAGGTGCCTCATTGCACATCCAACGAACTTTATAAGTATGTGCTCGACAATCAGGCGGTGGGTGCCTTTGCCGGCAGGGTGCTGGTAGAGCATGGTGCTCAGCAGACTGCCTCGCAGATGACGAACCAGAACCTCACGGCCACGAAGGAGGCACGTATGTACACCCAACCGATGTTGGAGATTTATGCCGACGACGTGAAATGTGCCCACGGTTCTACGGTGGGACAGCTGAATGATGCGGCACTCTTCTATATGCGCCAGCGTGGTATCTCTTTGGAGGAAGCCCGTCTGCTTCTGCAGAATGCTTTTGTCAACGAGGTGATAGACCACATGCAACTGGAGCCTCTGCGCGACCGTCTGCATTACCTGGTGGAGAAGCGCTTCCGTGGCGAACTGAATAAATGCACAGGATGCAAGCTTTGTAAGTGA
- a CDS encoding zinc-dependent metalloprotease, whose amino-acid sequence MDCCVDTTAKSKNDPYLKTIKEGGSVREGLFTVRHIKNDWYLEIPDSLLGRMMLAVTRFASVPQEFKMVTGEEVNRSAVYFEQYGDKTIFLREYVQSQYAKPENRIAISLKQSTTDPIVWKFDVIGRNPETHAQLINITKWLMGENKVTNFSSSDRTILGIGSVQSDRTFIDTIKTYPINVEIASLRTYGMSSGRVPAAKTGAATLSLNTSLVLLPREPMQPRYADERVGYFNSKITEFSDDETSNHEAIIMRYRLEPKDPAAYKAGKLVEPKKQIVFYIDPATPKKWAKYLKLGIEDWQKAFEEAGFKNAIVAKDWPKNDSTMSIDDARFSVLRYLPSETENAYGPRIVDPRSGEIIEAHICWYHNVMNLVKKWYMVQCGPLDKRAQKMDFSDELMGQLIRFVSSHEVGHSLGLRHNMIASQATPVEKLRDKAWVEKYGHTASIMDYARFNYVAQPEDKISEKGLFPRINDYDKWAIKWGYQYRPEFKDPAKEKKVLRAETTKVLKGNRRLWWCGDEGKGRDPRSQSEDLGDNQMRANDYGVKNLQRVMAHIEEWTAQPDGQYDDLSFIHRAVRSQYQRYVNHVQKYLFSKYVNNAPGEKPYDIVPRDLQREAVDWLSRNVMEAPMWLYPKSVVSKLGVDYADEIRNRQQTLIAMLLSPNAISNLMGEQFISDKAYPVEEYFDDIFGMVWKPLTDKDEEQNSFRRLLQRSYVDFLGVALNGGSGADGTNTSLATRSDAILYIAQHLDKVENYLQNVSQQQSALNALHYKDLLLRVKKIRERHESGK is encoded by the coding sequence ATGGACTGTTGTGTTGATACCACGGCCAAAAGTAAGAATGACCCATATCTTAAAACAATAAAGGAGGGGGGCTCTGTGCGTGAGGGTCTCTTCACCGTTCGTCATATTAAGAATGACTGGTATCTGGAAATACCTGACTCATTGCTGGGACGTATGATGCTGGCGGTAACCCGTTTTGCCAGTGTGCCACAGGAATTCAAGATGGTGACAGGTGAAGAGGTAAACCGTTCGGCAGTATATTTTGAGCAATATGGCGATAAGACCATCTTCCTGCGTGAATATGTACAGTCGCAATATGCGAAACCTGAAAACCGTATCGCTATCTCGCTCAAGCAGTCCACGACAGATCCTATTGTGTGGAAGTTTGATGTGATAGGTCGTAATCCTGAGACTCATGCGCAGCTGATCAATATAACGAAATGGCTCATGGGAGAGAATAAGGTGACGAATTTCTCTTCCAGCGACCGTACGATTCTTGGAATCGGTTCCGTGCAGAGTGATCGTACCTTCATAGATACTATCAAGACATATCCTATCAACGTGGAGATTGCGTCGCTGCGTACCTACGGTATGAGTTCCGGACGTGTTCCTGCAGCTAAGACCGGTGCTGCCACGCTCTCGCTGAATACATCGTTGGTATTGCTGCCACGGGAACCTATGCAGCCTCGTTATGCTGATGAGCGTGTGGGCTATTTCAACAGTAAGATAACGGAATTTAGTGATGATGAGACTTCGAATCACGAAGCTATCATTATGCGCTATCGTCTGGAACCGAAGGATCCTGCAGCCTATAAGGCCGGTAAACTGGTAGAACCGAAAAAGCAGATTGTATTCTATATAGATCCTGCAACGCCTAAGAAGTGGGCTAAATATCTGAAACTGGGAATTGAAGACTGGCAGAAGGCCTTTGAGGAGGCTGGCTTCAAGAATGCTATCGTAGCCAAGGACTGGCCAAAGAATGACTCTACGATGTCGATAGATGATGCCCGTTTCTCTGTATTGCGCTATCTGCCTTCGGAAACGGAGAATGCCTATGGACCGCGTATTGTGGATCCGCGTTCTGGTGAAATCATTGAGGCGCATATATGCTGGTATCATAACGTGATGAATCTGGTGAAGAAATGGTATATGGTACAGTGTGGCCCGTTGGACAAGAGGGCACAGAAGATGGACTTCAGCGATGAACTGATGGGACAGCTGATCCGTTTTGTGAGCAGTCATGAGGTAGGACACTCACTGGGTCTTCGCCATAATATGATTGCCTCACAGGCCACTCCTGTGGAGAAACTGCGTGACAAGGCTTGGGTGGAGAAATATGGACATACGGCAAGTATCATGGACTATGCCCGATTTAATTATGTAGCTCAGCCTGAGGATAAGATCTCAGAGAAGGGTCTCTTCCCCCGTATCAACGATTACGATAAGTGGGCTATCAAATGGGGCTATCAGTACCGCCCGGAGTTCAAGGACCCTGCCAAGGAAAAGAAGGTCCTGCGTGCCGAAACGACTAAGGTGTTGAAAGGCAACCGCCGTTTGTGGTGGTGTGGTGACGAGGGAAAAGGTAGGGATCCCCGTTCACAGTCAGAGGATTTGGGCGATAATCAGATGCGTGCCAATGACTACGGTGTGAAAAACCTTCAGCGTGTGATGGCGCATATAGAGGAGTGGACAGCACAGCCTGATGGCCAGTATGATGATCTGAGTTTTATTCACCGTGCTGTGCGTTCGCAATATCAGCGCTATGTGAACCACGTACAGAAATATCTGTTCAGCAAGTATGTGAACAATGCCCCAGGTGAAAAGCCTTATGATATTGTGCCGCGTGACTTGCAGCGCGAGGCGGTGGACTGGTTGTCGCGCAATGTGATGGAAGCACCTATGTGGCTTTATCCTAAGAGCGTTGTAAGTAAGCTTGGCGTGGATTATGCCGACGAGATACGTAACCGTCAGCAGACGCTCATTGCCATGCTGTTGTCACCCAACGCTATCTCGAATTTGATGGGGGAGCAGTTTATATCTGACAAGGCTTACCCTGTAGAGGAGTATTTCGATGATATATTCGGAATGGTATGGAAGCCTTTAACAGATAAGGATGAGGAGCAGAACAGTTTCCGCAGACTGCTGCAGCGGTCTTATGTTGATTTCCTGGGTGTAGCGCTTAATGGTGGCTCCGGAGCAGACGGAACAAATACGAGTCTGGCAACCCGTTCTGATGCCATACTCTATATAGCACAACATTTAGACAAGGTAGAGAACTACCTCCAGAATGTTTCTCAACAGCAGTCAGCGCTTAATGCTCTGCATTATAAGGATTTGCTGCTTCGTGTGAAGAAGATTCGTGAGCGTCACGAGTCTGGTAAGTAG